Proteins from a genomic interval of Oceanidesulfovibrio indonesiensis:
- a CDS encoding methylated-DNA--[protein]-cysteine S-methyltransferase: MSAETIYMPPLAVQLTWRDDRLASIFLDFAPEEALPTAVDSLSPRGQTFARGLAEYLSGRATDFGLDPERDLPMDEISDFSRDILLALFRAVRFGSTTTYGALARLAGRPNAARAVGRAMASNRWPLLIPCHRVLGASGALTGFTGAGLPMKKLLLGIEGADFREK, from the coding sequence ATGAGCGCTGAGACAATATATATGCCGCCTTTGGCCGTGCAGCTCACCTGGCGCGACGATCGCCTTGCGTCTATTTTTCTGGACTTCGCACCGGAGGAGGCTTTGCCCACGGCCGTCGATTCGCTCTCGCCCCGCGGCCAGACTTTTGCCCGAGGGCTCGCCGAGTATCTGAGCGGCCGCGCGACGGATTTCGGCCTCGACCCGGAGCGCGACCTTCCCATGGACGAAATTTCCGATTTCTCCCGCGATATCCTGCTCGCTCTGTTCCGCGCCGTGCGGTTCGGCTCCACCACCACGTACGGAGCACTGGCCAGGCTGGCCGGCAGACCCAACGCCGCCCGCGCCGTAGGAAGGGCCATGGCGTCCAACCGCTGGCCGCTGCTCATACCTTGCCATCGGGTGCTTGGGGCTTCAGGCGCTCTCACCGGTTTCACCGGCGCAGGCCTGCCCATGAAAAAGCTGCTGCTCGGCATCGAAGGCGCCGACTTTCGCGAGAAATAA
- a CDS encoding TIGR01212 family radical SAM protein (This family includes YhcC from E. coli K-12, an uncharacterized radical SAM protein.) yields the protein MTTEERYTKLSTHFRNAFGRRAQKIPLDVGAGCPNRDGAISRHGCIFCNVQGSGTGSWVRGMGIERQWAEWKVRLATRYKNATYIAYLQSFSNTYMALPDLRRILDTICALPDIGGLAVGTRPDCLDDMRIQALADCRSRVGDEIWLDLGLQSANDATLARINRGHDFATWVWACRLAAEAGLKVCVHVVAGLPGEDAADFLHTIRAACAQPVAGIKFHNLLVVRGSGMVPLWRRSGYSPLTRDAYIDMLCRALPLVPKHVVVHRLHADPAPGELLAPAWAGDRNAVRNAIEAALKERDVRQGSNVNF from the coding sequence ATGACGACAGAAGAACGGTATACCAAACTTTCCACGCATTTCCGCAATGCTTTCGGTCGACGCGCGCAAAAAATACCTCTCGATGTGGGCGCCGGCTGCCCGAACCGCGACGGTGCGATCTCCCGGCACGGATGTATTTTTTGTAATGTGCAGGGCTCGGGCACGGGTTCGTGGGTTCGGGGCATGGGGATTGAGCGGCAATGGGCTGAATGGAAGGTTCGTTTGGCGACGCGCTACAAGAATGCGACCTACATAGCCTATCTGCAGTCATTTTCCAATACGTACATGGCCCTGCCCGATCTGCGCAGAATCCTGGACACGATCTGCGCCCTGCCGGACATCGGTGGACTGGCCGTCGGCACGCGACCGGACTGTCTGGATGACATGCGGATTCAAGCCCTGGCCGACTGCCGGTCCAGAGTCGGTGACGAGATTTGGCTGGACCTCGGCCTGCAATCCGCCAATGACGCGACCCTCGCCCGCATCAACCGCGGCCACGACTTCGCAACCTGGGTGTGGGCTTGCCGGCTCGCCGCTGAGGCAGGGCTCAAGGTTTGCGTCCATGTGGTGGCAGGCCTGCCCGGCGAAGACGCCGCAGACTTTCTGCACACGATCCGCGCTGCCTGCGCGCAGCCCGTGGCCGGCATCAAATTTCACAATCTGCTCGTGGTCCGCGGCTCAGGGATGGTGCCCCTGTGGCGGCGCAGCGGATATTCCCCACTGACGCGCGACGCGTACATTGATATGCTGTGCAGGGCATTGCCGCTGGTCCCGAAGCATGTGGTGGTCCACCGGCTGCACGCCGATCCGGCCCCGGGCGAGCTGCTCGCTCCTGCATGGGCCGGGGACAGGAATGCCGTACGCAACGCCATCGAGGCTGCCCTCAAGGAACGAGACGTGCGCCAAGGGTCCAATGTCAACTTCTAA
- a CDS encoding rod shape-determining protein, whose translation MSRTVDFLLGMFSNDLAIDLGTANTCVYVKGQGIVLREPSVVAVKQDTGKGKKVLAVGNEAKRMLGRTPGNIVAIRPMKDGVIADFEITEAMLRHFISKVHNSRRLVRPRIIICVPTGITQVEKRAVKESAESAGAREVYLIEEPMAAAIGANLPIEDPTSNMVVDIGGGTTEVAVISLSGVVYSKSVRVGGDKMDEAIMTHVKRKYNMLIGESTSEAIKINIASAYPGAEETMEVKGRDLVSGIPQNITITSEEIRKAISEQVDGIVQAVRIALEQTPPELAADIVDRGIMLTGGGALLKGLDQLLREETSLPITVVENPLDTVVLGSGKALDNLDILKEVTID comes from the coding sequence ATGTCAAGAACGGTCGATTTTCTGCTGGGCATGTTCTCCAATGATTTGGCCATTGACCTGGGCACGGCAAACACGTGCGTCTACGTCAAGGGCCAGGGCATCGTGCTCAGAGAACCCTCCGTGGTCGCGGTGAAACAGGACACCGGCAAGGGCAAGAAGGTCCTGGCCGTGGGCAACGAAGCCAAGCGCATGCTGGGCCGCACCCCGGGCAATATCGTGGCCATCCGCCCCATGAAGGACGGCGTCATCGCCGACTTCGAAATCACGGAGGCCATGCTCCGCCATTTCATATCCAAGGTGCACAACTCGCGGCGTCTCGTGCGGCCGCGGATCATCATATGCGTCCCCACCGGCATCACCCAGGTGGAAAAACGCGCGGTGAAGGAATCGGCGGAATCCGCCGGCGCCCGAGAAGTTTACCTCATCGAGGAGCCGATGGCCGCGGCCATCGGTGCGAACCTGCCCATCGAAGACCCCACCTCCAACATGGTGGTGGATATCGGCGGCGGCACCACGGAAGTTGCAGTGATCTCGCTTTCGGGCGTCGTTTATTCCAAGTCCGTTCGCGTAGGCGGGGACAAGATGGACGAAGCCATCATGACCCACGTGAAACGCAAGTACAACATGCTCATCGGCGAGAGTACTTCGGAAGCGATCAAGATCAACATCGCCTCCGCCTACCCGGGCGCCGAGGAGACCATGGAAGTCAAGGGCCGGGATCTGGTCTCCGGCATTCCGCAAAATATTACAATCACCTCCGAGGAAATCCGGAAGGCCATTTCCGAACAAGTGGACGGCATTGTCCAGGCGGTGCGCATCGCCCTGGAGCAAACGCCGCCGGAGCTCGCTGCGGACATTGTGGACCGCGGAATCATGCTCACCGGCGGCGGCGCATTGCTCAAGGGACTCGACCAGCTGCTCAGGGAGGAGACCTCCCTGCCCATCACCGTGGTCGAGAATCCGCTGGACACTGTCGTGCTCGGTTCGGGAAAAGCGCTCGACAACCTGGACATCCTCAAGGAAGTAACGATCGATTAA
- the mreC gene encoding rod shape-determining protein MreC, which translates to MPRRLTVALLVVLFLYLTLYTWNLRTGYLDKLSTTTGLSFIGFVLKPADWVQDTASDLWYQYIYLVDVQKENTQLKSQFRSLNLELARRREEASELERLRKLLQFDAPPAWRVEGSRVLSRRVGPYAVLETLVIDKGARSGLENDMPAVTDTGVVGRVFRVAPLSSQVLLVTDPNCRIAVLGQESRTSGIVIGQGANKPLSVAYVPLNAALYEGEILVTSGFAGLYPKGLPVARVKTIRRSDISLFQEVVAEPLVDPRALEEVLLLDVVDDADAPEAPTGNASRDIMLDVDALVDQLMSKNATSGLPHELQPEAGADDRTGSAPSPGDAMETETTGRATQ; encoded by the coding sequence GTGCCCAGACGACTCACAGTCGCGCTCCTCGTCGTCCTGTTCCTGTACTTGACGCTGTACACGTGGAACCTGCGCACGGGCTATCTGGACAAGCTCTCCACCACGACGGGCCTTTCCTTCATCGGCTTTGTCCTCAAGCCTGCGGACTGGGTCCAGGATACGGCGTCCGATCTCTGGTACCAGTACATATATCTGGTGGATGTCCAGAAGGAGAACACGCAGCTCAAGAGCCAGTTCCGGTCGCTCAATCTGGAGTTGGCGCGACGTCGCGAAGAGGCTTCGGAGCTCGAACGGCTCCGCAAACTCCTCCAGTTCGACGCGCCTCCGGCATGGCGGGTGGAGGGCTCGCGCGTGCTCAGCCGCAGGGTTGGTCCTTATGCGGTGCTGGAAACCCTTGTGATCGACAAGGGGGCGCGGTCCGGTCTGGAAAACGACATGCCGGCCGTAACCGACACCGGCGTGGTGGGTCGGGTTTTCCGGGTCGCCCCTTTGAGCAGCCAGGTTCTTCTGGTCACGGACCCCAACTGCCGCATCGCCGTGCTCGGCCAGGAGAGCCGGACCTCGGGCATCGTCATCGGGCAGGGCGCCAACAAACCCCTCAGCGTAGCGTATGTACCTCTCAACGCGGCATTGTACGAAGGTGAAATTCTCGTGACCTCCGGCTTTGCCGGGTTGTATCCCAAAGGATTGCCCGTAGCGCGGGTGAAGACCATCCGGCGGTCGGATATTTCCCTTTTCCAGGAGGTCGTTGCCGAGCCCTTGGTGGATCCGCGCGCTCTCGAGGAAGTCCTGCTGCTCGATGTCGTGGACGATGCCGATGCCCCGGAGGCCCCTACAGGCAACGCCTCGCGCGACATCATGCTCGATGTGGATGCGCTGGTGGACCAGCTCATGAGCAAAAACGCCACCAGCGGACTCCCGCACGAACTTCAGCCCGAAGCTGGAGCGGACGACCGGACCGGCTCTGCGCCATCGCCTGGAGACGCGATGGAAACAGAAACCACGGGAAGAGCGACCCAGTAG
- the mrdA gene encoding penicillin-binding protein 2 → MPIRSESSQDSHPAPKLGLILIQVLILALFFAFGLRFWYLQVHKGEDFEAKARQNQLREEEVYAPRGRILDRSGELLAVNQPAYALAIVREDVEDEEATLRKVAEWTSIPYEQLSERLEAGRKKIKPFDRLILVPDIEFELLSLIESNKVYWPGLEIVIRPRRVYRQGPLLAHVLGYVAEANEKELKERPELSMGDMVGKQGLEYMIEDTLRGDKGLKRVEVDATGRRLKEFMIEQPVAGQSVALSIDLPLQEKAFSLLEGQAGGIVVLDPDTGKVLSLVTQPSYDNNAFAAGLTKTQWNALRSHPRNPLQNRVIQSVYPPGSVWKLLVAGCALHEGMLDPKATTFCSGSYRLGRRVFRCWKKGGHGHVDLMKGLVDSCDVYFYQLGERLGVDRISEYAFACGFGNPTGIALPHEKGGLVPTRAWKRERFNEPWHGGENLNLAIGQGFTLAHPLQVARFVAALLNGGVLYRPSLLLDEEPEAQGEIPLSEAHRKLILESMIKTVEDGTARRIKRPDAVLGGKTGTAQVVRLGTERLDAEDIPYKHRDHAWMASWGQKGDQRYVVVCMVEHGGGGGSTAGPIVREIFRHLFGEPEEKVAGSGN, encoded by the coding sequence ATGCCTATTCGGTCTGAATCGTCGCAGGATAGTCACCCCGCTCCCAAACTGGGACTGATTTTGATCCAGGTGCTCATCCTGGCGCTGTTCTTCGCGTTCGGCCTGCGGTTCTGGTATCTTCAGGTGCACAAGGGTGAGGACTTCGAAGCCAAGGCGCGTCAGAACCAACTGCGCGAAGAAGAAGTTTATGCTCCGCGGGGGAGGATTCTAGACCGTTCCGGAGAACTGCTTGCCGTCAACCAGCCGGCGTATGCGCTTGCCATAGTGCGCGAGGACGTGGAGGACGAGGAAGCCACCCTGCGCAAAGTCGCCGAATGGACGAGCATACCCTACGAGCAACTTTCCGAAAGACTGGAAGCTGGCCGGAAGAAAATCAAGCCCTTCGATCGCCTGATCCTCGTGCCTGACATCGAGTTCGAGCTGTTGTCCCTCATCGAGTCGAACAAGGTCTACTGGCCGGGGCTCGAAATAGTCATCCGGCCCAGGCGCGTGTATCGACAGGGTCCTTTGCTGGCCCATGTGCTGGGTTATGTGGCGGAAGCCAACGAGAAGGAGCTTAAGGAGCGCCCTGAGTTGTCCATGGGCGACATGGTCGGCAAGCAGGGTCTGGAGTACATGATCGAGGACACCCTGCGCGGTGACAAAGGGCTCAAACGTGTGGAGGTGGACGCTACCGGGCGACGGCTCAAGGAGTTCATGATCGAGCAGCCGGTGGCCGGGCAGTCCGTGGCCCTCTCCATAGACCTGCCACTCCAGGAGAAAGCGTTTTCACTGCTTGAGGGCCAAGCCGGCGGCATCGTGGTGCTCGACCCGGATACGGGCAAGGTTCTCTCCCTGGTCACCCAGCCTTCGTACGACAATAACGCCTTTGCCGCGGGGCTGACCAAAACCCAATGGAACGCATTGCGCTCCCATCCGCGCAATCCATTGCAGAATCGCGTCATACAATCCGTATATCCGCCAGGTTCCGTGTGGAAACTGCTCGTGGCCGGATGCGCCCTGCACGAAGGCATGCTGGACCCCAAGGCCACGACCTTCTGCAGCGGCTCGTATCGTCTCGGGCGGCGCGTGTTTCGGTGTTGGAAGAAGGGCGGGCACGGGCACGTCGACCTGATGAAGGGACTTGTGGATTCCTGCGACGTCTACTTCTATCAGCTCGGCGAACGGCTCGGGGTGGACCGCATCAGCGAGTACGCTTTCGCCTGCGGCTTCGGCAACCCCACGGGTATCGCTCTGCCGCACGAGAAGGGCGGTCTCGTGCCCACACGGGCGTGGAAGCGCGAACGCTTCAACGAGCCCTGGCATGGTGGTGAGAACCTCAACCTCGCCATTGGACAGGGGTTCACCCTGGCCCACCCGCTCCAGGTCGCCCGCTTTGTGGCTGCGTTGCTCAACGGCGGGGTCCTGTACCGCCCTTCATTGCTGCTGGATGAAGAGCCTGAGGCGCAAGGCGAGATCCCGTTGAGCGAAGCGCACCGAAAGCTCATTCTGGAATCCATGATCAAAACCGTGGAAGACGGCACCGCGCGTCGCATCAAGCGTCCGGACGCCGTGCTTGGCGGGAAGACGGGAACGGCTCAGGTCGTTCGCCTGGGTACGGAACGGCTGGATGCCGAGGATATACCATATAAACATCGCGACCATGCCTGGATGGCCAGTTGGGGCCAAAAGGGTGATCAACGGTACGTCGTGGTGTGCATGGTGGAGCACGGCGGTGGCGGTGGCTCCACAGCCGGTCCCATAGTGCGCGAGATATTCAGGCATCTCTTCGGCGAGCCCGAAGAAAAGGTGGCCGGGAGCGGCAACTGA
- the rodA gene encoding rod shape-determining protein RodA has translation MSIDRRVIKYLNWPLLGLTVALFVVGAVNLYSASAVRLEDGIALAPYFEKQLVWGLVGLAGMVVFMLFDYTRFHALAWPLFFLTLLLLAAVPVFGSTVYGAKRWLDLGPFSFQPSEVAKITILVVGARLLSRKPEKLGWGEFLFIVFVGMLPAALVVIQPDLGSSLNLLLLLAGIILYRGLKGRVLKVLAIIVPAVLPLGWFFLHDYQKRRILTFLDPTNDPLGAGYHIIQSQIAIGSGRLWGKGFLQGTQSQLRFLPEKHTDFAVAVFGEEWGFVGCLLLLSLFAMFLMSIFSTARDARDRFGSFLAAGVFFYFFWQILINMGMVLGLMPVVGIPLPFMSYGGSTTLVNFCLIGLVQNVSMRRHTFRHNRSLQFRGEAAYASKK, from the coding sequence ATGTCCATAGACAGACGAGTCATAAAGTATCTGAACTGGCCGCTACTGGGGCTTACCGTGGCGCTTTTCGTCGTCGGCGCGGTGAACCTCTATTCGGCCAGCGCCGTCAGGCTCGAAGACGGCATAGCGCTCGCGCCATACTTCGAAAAACAGCTCGTCTGGGGTCTCGTTGGTCTGGCCGGCATGGTCGTGTTCATGTTGTTCGATTACACCAGGTTCCATGCTCTGGCCTGGCCGCTGTTCTTTCTCACACTGCTCTTGCTGGCCGCCGTCCCGGTATTCGGTTCGACTGTGTACGGCGCAAAACGATGGCTCGACCTGGGGCCGTTCAGCTTCCAGCCCAGTGAGGTGGCGAAGATAACCATCCTTGTCGTTGGCGCTCGGCTTCTGTCGCGTAAACCGGAAAAGCTCGGCTGGGGCGAGTTTTTATTCATAGTTTTCGTCGGTATGCTGCCGGCTGCTCTCGTCGTCATCCAGCCCGATCTGGGATCTTCGCTGAACCTGCTCTTGCTATTGGCGGGCATCATCCTGTACAGAGGCCTCAAAGGTCGAGTGCTCAAAGTACTTGCTATCATTGTACCTGCGGTGCTGCCGCTGGGGTGGTTCTTTCTCCACGACTATCAGAAACGACGAATTCTGACGTTTCTCGACCCCACAAACGATCCGTTGGGAGCCGGCTATCATATTATTCAGTCGCAGATAGCCATTGGCTCCGGGCGACTCTGGGGCAAAGGCTTTCTGCAGGGCACGCAGAGCCAACTGCGTTTTCTGCCTGAAAAGCACACGGATTTTGCGGTGGCCGTGTTCGGCGAGGAATGGGGATTCGTGGGATGCCTTCTCCTGTTGTCCTTGTTTGCAATGTTTCTGATGAGCATATTCTCGACCGCGCGCGACGCCCGAGATCGATTCGGCAGCTTTTTGGCGGCCGGGGTGTTCTTTTACTTTTTCTGGCAGATCCTGATCAATATGGGGATGGTGCTGGGCCTGATGCCCGTGGTGGGTATCCCACTGCCGTTCATGAGTTACGGCGGCAGCACCACCCTTGTGAATTTTTGTCTTATCGGACTCGTGCAGAACGTCTCCATGCGGCGGCATACGTTTCGCCATAACAGATCGTTGCAGTTCAGGGGCGAGGCGGCGTACGCTTCGAAGAAATGA
- a CDS encoding bactofilin family protein: protein MAKDEINAFLGSGTAYEGKLNFQGSVRVDGSFTGEIQSEGTLIVGKDARVQGKVWVGQLIMSGHFQGEILASKKVVLHKTANLLGSLNTPVLVIEEGAVMEGQVSMGTADSGKSKSRSELKAVSSMSKTSEPESPKDAKESAGKA from the coding sequence ATGGCCAAAGACGAGATCAATGCCTTTCTCGGCAGCGGCACCGCTTATGAGGGGAAGCTGAATTTTCAGGGATCCGTCCGCGTGGACGGTTCATTCACCGGAGAGATCCAGTCCGAAGGCACGCTGATAGTGGGCAAGGACGCCAGGGTCCAGGGCAAAGTCTGGGTCGGCCAGCTTATAATGTCTGGCCACTTCCAGGGTGAGATCCTCGCTTCCAAGAAAGTGGTCCTGCACAAAACAGCGAATCTCCTGGGTAGTTTGAACACGCCGGTGCTGGTTATAGAGGAAGGCGCCGTGATGGAAGGGCAGGTGAGCATGGGCACAGCCGATTCAGGCAAGTCGAAATCCAGGTCCGAACTCAAAGCTGTGAGTTCCATGTCCAAGACATCGGAGCCGGAAAGTCCCAAGGACGCCAAAGAGTCTGCGGGCAAAGCGTAG
- a CDS encoding ATP synthase F0 subunit B, which produces MIDLDITVVVQLINFLITLVVLNYLLVKPIRAKMKERADSIDAMTAEVEKFNEQAENKLQNYEEALAEARKAGTGERIKMKEAGEAEQDSILAAAQETAQDDLTKARSEIESQTKVALEKLRSQVDAMAAKAADKVLG; this is translated from the coding sequence ATGATCGATCTTGACATTACTGTAGTTGTTCAGCTCATCAACTTTCTCATTACGCTGGTCGTGCTGAACTATCTTCTCGTGAAGCCCATCCGCGCCAAGATGAAGGAGCGCGCGGACTCGATCGACGCCATGACCGCCGAGGTCGAGAAGTTCAATGAGCAGGCGGAAAATAAGCTGCAGAATTACGAAGAAGCGCTCGCCGAGGCGCGCAAGGCCGGCACTGGCGAGCGCATCAAGATGAAGGAGGCGGGGGAGGCCGAGCAGGACAGCATTCTCGCTGCTGCACAGGAGACCGCGCAGGACGACCTGACCAAGGCGCGCAGCGAGATCGAGAGTCAGACCAAGGTCGCTCTCGAAAAGCTTCGGTCCCAAGTGGACGCTATGGCCGCGAAGGCTGCTGACAAGGTTCTGGGATAA
- a CDS encoding F0F1 ATP synthase subunit B family protein encodes MKRIIRITVTALGLLAFAGVAIAAEQTGHGGAEHHYDWTNFLLRIANFVIVAGIIWYFAGGKIKDYLKTRRYNIENELAELDQRKKDADKRLKDVEMGIANMEQEREKILDDYRAQGEALKASIIEHAEKSAQQIRDMAKATAETESRMAVESIREQLADMVAEATQKVLEERLTKEEHQKLIDKYLTKVVLN; translated from the coding sequence TTGAAACGAATCATTCGGATTACGGTCACAGCCCTTGGTCTTCTCGCGTTCGCGGGAGTCGCCATCGCGGCTGAACAGACGGGGCACGGCGGTGCCGAGCATCACTACGACTGGACGAACTTCCTGCTGCGCATCGCGAACTTCGTCATCGTCGCGGGTATTATCTGGTACTTCGCTGGCGGCAAGATCAAAGACTACCTCAAGACCCGCCGCTACAACATTGAAAACGAGCTCGCCGAACTCGACCAGCGCAAAAAGGACGCGGACAAGCGTCTGAAGGACGTCGAGATGGGCATCGCGAACATGGAGCAGGAGCGCGAGAAGATCCTGGACGACTACCGTGCCCAGGGCGAAGCGCTCAAGGCGTCCATCATCGAGCATGCCGAGAAGTCGGCGCAGCAGATAAGAGACATGGCCAAAGCGACTGCGGAGACCGAGTCGCGCATGGCTGTGGAGTCCATCCGCGAGCAGCTTGCCGACATGGTCGCCGAGGCCACGCAGAAGGTGCTCGAGGAGCGGTTGACCAAGGAAGAGCATCAGAAGCTCATCGATAAATACTTAACAAAGGTGGTGCTCAATTGA
- a CDS encoding F0F1 ATP synthase subunit delta codes for MIGNVVARRYARAIFALGKQKGVEELERYGKDLAAVAGALKASPELLRVFKNPLFGVEEKKAVLVKLLEKAGASPVASNFMKLLADKERLGVLPEIEAHYADLLDAEKGVIRGELLTAVKLNAAKQKEVKASLEKQAGKELILEFATDPEILGGVVLKVGDRVLDASIRAQLEMLKENIKRGE; via the coding sequence TTGATCGGCAACGTCGTCGCGCGCAGATACGCCCGGGCCATCTTCGCTCTGGGCAAGCAGAAAGGTGTCGAGGAGCTCGAGCGCTACGGTAAGGATCTCGCTGCCGTTGCCGGAGCGCTGAAGGCGAGTCCTGAGCTCCTGCGAGTGTTCAAGAACCCGCTCTTCGGCGTCGAGGAGAAAAAGGCTGTGCTGGTCAAGCTCCTCGAAAAGGCCGGGGCCTCCCCTGTGGCGAGCAACTTCATGAAGCTCCTCGCCGACAAGGAGCGCCTGGGTGTGCTGCCGGAAATTGAAGCTCACTACGCCGACCTCCTCGACGCGGAGAAAGGCGTCATCCGTGGCGAGCTGCTTACGGCCGTCAAGCTCAACGCGGCCAAGCAGAAAGAGGTCAAGGCTTCGCTCGAAAAGCAAGCCGGCAAGGAACTCATCCTGGAGTTCGCAACCGATCCCGAGATTCTGGGAGGGGTCGTGCTCAAGGTCGGGGACCGCGTTCTCGATGCGAGCATCCGGGCTCAGCTGGAGATGCTGAAGGAAAACATCAAGAGGGGTGAATAG
- the atpA gene encoding F0F1 ATP synthase subunit alpha, with protein sequence MQIKAEEISQIIEEQIQNYEQKVEMSETGTVLYVGDGIARVYGVQNAMAMELLEFPGGLMGMVLNLEEDNVGVALLGEDTGIKEGDPVKRTGQVFSVPVGDAVMGRVINPLGQPIDGLGPIEASDNRPVELKAPGIVQRKSVHEPCYTGLKAVDAMTPIGRGQRELIIGDRQVGKTAIGIDAILAQKNSDVHCFYIAVGQKKASVALVADILRREGALEYTTIISATASEPAPLQFIAPYSGATMAEFYRDNGKHALIVYDDLSKQAVAYRQMSLLLRRPPGREAFPGDVFYLHSRLLERAAKLADSQGAGSLTALPIIETQAGDVSAYIPTNVISITDGQVYLEPNLFNAGVRPAINVGLSVSRVGGAAQVKAMKQVAGTLRLDLAQYRELAAFAQFGSDLDKATQAKLNRGARMVELLKQDQYQPLPVEEQVSSLYAGTRGYMDEVPLEAVRKFEAEFLDFMRNAKADILTDIREKQALDDDLENRLKAAIEEFQKGFSA encoded by the coding sequence ATGCAGATCAAAGCCGAAGAGATCAGCCAGATTATTGAGGAGCAGATCCAAAATTACGAGCAGAAAGTGGAGATGAGCGAAACCGGTACCGTGCTGTACGTCGGTGACGGTATCGCTCGTGTCTACGGTGTCCAGAACGCAATGGCCATGGAACTCCTCGAGTTCCCCGGCGGTCTGATGGGCATGGTGCTGAACCTTGAAGAAGACAACGTCGGTGTCGCCCTGCTCGGCGAAGACACCGGCATCAAGGAAGGCGATCCTGTCAAGCGCACCGGCCAGGTGTTCTCCGTGCCGGTCGGCGATGCGGTCATGGGCCGCGTCATCAACCCGCTCGGTCAGCCCATCGACGGTCTCGGACCCATCGAGGCCAGCGACAACCGCCCGGTGGAGCTCAAGGCGCCCGGCATCGTTCAGCGTAAATCGGTCCACGAGCCCTGCTACACTGGTCTCAAGGCTGTCGACGCCATGACGCCCATCGGCCGCGGCCAGCGCGAGCTCATCATCGGCGACCGTCAGGTCGGCAAGACCGCGATCGGCATCGACGCCATCCTGGCGCAGAAGAACTCCGATGTGCACTGCTTCTACATCGCGGTCGGCCAGAAAAAGGCTTCGGTCGCCCTCGTCGCGGACATCCTCCGCCGCGAAGGCGCCCTGGAGTACACCACCATTATCTCGGCTACCGCTTCCGAACCGGCGCCGCTGCAGTTCATCGCCCCTTACTCCGGCGCTACCATGGCGGAGTTTTACCGCGATAACGGCAAGCATGCCCTGATCGTCTACGATGACCTGTCCAAGCAGGCTGTCGCCTACCGCCAGATGTCTCTGCTGCTTCGCCGTCCTCCGGGACGCGAGGCCTTCCCCGGCGACGTTTTCTATCTCCACTCCCGTCTGCTGGAACGCGCTGCCAAGCTGGCCGACTCCCAGGGCGCAGGCTCCCTGACCGCGCTGCCCATCATCGAGACCCAGGCCGGCGACGTGTCCGCGTACATCCCGACCAACGTTATCTCGATTACGGACGGCCAGGTGTACCTGGAGCCCAACCTCTTCAACGCTGGTGTTCGGCCCGCCATCAACGTCGGCCTTTCGGTCAGCCGAGTCGGCGGCGCGGCGCAGGTCAAGGCCATGAAGCAGGTCGCCGGCACCCTCCGTCTGGACCTCGCCCAGTACCGCGAACTCGCTGCCTTCGCGCAGTTCGGCTCCGACCTGGACAAGGCCACCCAGGCCAAGCTGAACCGCGGCGCCCGCATGGTCGAACTGCTCAAGCAGGATCAATACCAGCCGCTGCCCGTCGAGGAGCAGGTTTCTTCGCTTTACGCTGGTACTCGCGGCTACATGGACGAGGTTCCGCTGGAAGCCGTCCGCAAGTTCGAAGCAGAGTTCCTCGACTTCATGCGCAACGCCAAGGCCGACATTCTTACGGACATCCGCGAGAAGCAGGCCCTGGACGACGACCTGGAAAACCGACTGAAGGCCGCGATCGAAGAGTTCCAAAAAGGCTTTTCCGCCTAA